From Aedes albopictus strain Foshan chromosome 1, AalbF5, whole genome shotgun sequence, one genomic window encodes:
- the LOC115259466 gene encoding interferon-inducible double-stranded RNA-dependent protein kinase activator A homolog, with product MGKANSPPPANANEIRCTDDDGHVSTGAQDPSHPVPTKGAALPIEEALKVALVGKSNTTKMPVSLLYELLGRQGVIPQYELLPIQGGGSHSPTFRYRVACPDGDAIGWGQSKKEAKHAAARILMDKLGLNCTASRKVLGRKTPISVLQEVLCRRELRPQYDFIQCEKNGYKKTFHYRVWYEDKEAVGTGKSKKDAKQAAAKALIDKLAGYAFWDTHAYDSNSRNGTTDENVGSPRDDPNTDDDGTCLDENTEPERGAKRQSEQTLADIFEPQWKRRSTEKGFAMSKNATI from the exons ATGGGTAAAGCTAATTCACCACCACCGGCCAACGCCAACGAAATAAGGTGCACTGACGATGATGGACACGTATCGACCGGAGCACAGGATCCAAGTCATCCGGTTCCGACTAAAGGCGCCGCTTTGCCAATTGAGGAAGCTCTGAAGGTGGCGTTGGTCGGTAAGAGCAACACGACGAAAATGCCTGTTTCGCTTCTGTATGAGCTGCTCGGCAGACAAGGAGTTATACCGCAGTACGAATTGCTTCCGATCCAGGGAGGAGGTTCCCATTCGCCTACCTTCCGGTACCGTGTTGCCTGCCCGGATGGCGATGCCATCGGATGGGGCCAATCTAAGAAGGAAGCGAAGCATGCTGCCGCCAGGATTCTGATGGACAAGCTGGGACTCAATTGTACTGCAAGCAGAAAAGTGCTCGGCAGAAAAACGCCGATCTCGGTTCTGCAGGAGGTGTTGTGTCGCAGAGAACTCCGCCCCCAGTACGATTTCATACAATGCGAAAAAAATGGTTACAAGAAAACGTTTCACTATCGGGTATGGTACGAGGACAAGGAAG CCGTGGGAACAGGTAAATCCAAAAAAGACGCGAAACAAGCTGCTGCCAAGGCACTGATCGACAAGCTGGCAGGTTATGCCTTCTGGGACACCCACGCATATGACTCCAACTCACGGAATGG CACAACGGATGAGAATGTCGGATCGCCCAGAGACGATCCCAACACAGACGATGATGGAACGTGCTTGGACGAAAATACGGAACCAGAGAGGGGAGCTAAACGGCAGAGTGAACAGACCCTGGCCGATATTTTCGAGCCGCAATGGAAGAGGAGATCCACAGAAAAGGGATTTGCGATGTCAAAAAATGCCACCATATGA